One segment of Radiobacillus kanasensis DNA contains the following:
- a CDS encoding DUF3298 and DUF4163 domain-containing protein codes for MLDFLPVNIKTEVISEGPKKTVYYPQIYGIKNYSLLSYINKKIVEGTQELIDLQYGDIPTSVEEVIGQYEIKNNQRQVLSLSLSNYTYHKQAAHGMTYIKSLTFDLEEGKLCKLSDLFKPGSNYVERLSTLIKEQIKERDIQLLDDFTKIEPNQDFYIADKALIIYFQLYEITPYVFGFPMFPISVYDLQDILKEDGPLGRMAVNN; via the coding sequence ATGCTTGATTTTTTACCGGTAAATATTAAAACGGAAGTCATTAGTGAAGGACCGAAAAAGACCGTTTATTACCCACAGATATATGGAATAAAAAACTATTCCTTACTAAGCTATATAAATAAAAAAATTGTGGAGGGAACACAGGAGCTAATCGACCTGCAATATGGCGATATACCTACGTCTGTGGAAGAAGTGATAGGTCAATACGAAATTAAAAATAACCAACGTCAGGTGTTAAGTTTATCTCTTTCTAATTACACTTATCATAAACAAGCAGCCCATGGGATGACCTATATAAAGTCGTTAACGTTTGATTTGGAAGAAGGAAAGCTATGTAAACTTAGCGATTTGTTTAAGCCCGGTAGCAACTATGTGGAAAGGCTGTCTACTTTAATTAAAGAGCAGATAAAAGAGAGGGATATTCAGCTGCTAGATGATTTCACTAAAATTGAACCAAATCAAGATTTTTATATAGCGGATAAAGCATTGATTATTTACTTCCAACTGTATGAGATAACGCCTTATGTTTTTGGATTCCCTATGTTCCCAATTTCCGTCTATGATCTTCAAGATATCTTGAAAGAAGATGGACCACTGGGAAGAATGGCTGTAAATAACTAA
- a CDS encoding CAP domain-containing protein translates to MKYNKLTFIIPIMLLLVACNNNDQAGENNPHDNNLNISSLRTDSNSQNYPETEPVKIQDKKYEFRTKPGQGAPNKQQGMNQQQPKNQSNQGASPQAQQQSNKKAPQNNQGAHEFVTAVIELTNAERQKEGLPPLEAYPELNNVADTKAQDMNDKGYFSHTSPTYGSPFDMMRDFGITYQAAGENIAQGQRTPEDVVNAWMNSEGHRANILDQNFTHIGVGFEQAGNQWVQMFVKK, encoded by the coding sequence ATGAAATATAACAAACTTACTTTTATTATTCCTATTATGTTGTTACTAGTTGCATGTAACAACAACGATCAGGCGGGTGAGAATAACCCACATGACAACAATCTCAATATTTCTAGTTTGAGAACCGATTCAAACAGCCAAAATTATCCGGAAACGGAACCCGTAAAAATTCAAGATAAGAAGTACGAGTTTAGAACAAAACCGGGACAAGGTGCACCAAACAAACAGCAAGGTATGAACCAACAACAACCAAAAAATCAATCCAATCAAGGTGCGTCGCCACAAGCCCAGCAACAGTCTAATAAGAAAGCTCCACAAAACAATCAAGGGGCACATGAATTTGTCACTGCTGTCATAGAGCTAACCAATGCAGAAAGACAGAAGGAAGGCTTACCACCTTTAGAAGCATATCCTGAATTAAACAATGTAGCAGATACCAAGGCACAAGATATGAATGACAAGGGCTATTTTTCACATACAAGTCCAACTTACGGATCTCCGTTTGATATGATGCGGGACTTCGGCATTACTTATCAAGCTGCTGGTGAAAATATTGCGCAAGGTCAACGTACCCCAGAAGATGTCGTCAATGCTTGGATGAATAGTGAAGGACACCGCGCGAATATTCTAGATCAGAATTTCACGCATATTGGTGTCGGTTTTGAACAAGCTGGAAATCAGTGGGTGCAGATGTTTGTGAAAAAGTAA